From one Melioribacteraceae bacterium genomic stretch:
- a CDS encoding UDP-N-acetylmuramoyl-L-alanyl-D-glutamate--2,6-diaminopimelate ligase, which yields MKLSQLLNNVKTIHVTGNAELIEIKDITIDSRAVKKDSLFVAIKGYKTDGHRFILDAINKGAVAIILEDNYAVPDQVFDKSGLVKILVKSSRKALSEISDEYYNHPSEKLQVIGITGTKGKTTTAFYLKSILEEMGDKCGLIGTIANYAGNKELKSRLTTPEANEINFMMQEMLSVNSKYCVMEVSSHSLSLDRVANIDFDSAIFTNIASDHLDFHKTFENYLAAKKILFDQLKPNATAIYNIDDSNSTAVISSTKAKTFSFGTNLNSYYKLKNIQYDFSGTKFDLFYKERKYSVETKLIGLFNAFNAVAALAAATSLGIDIEQAVEGIKNTPQVPGRFELIQMENKKVIIDYAHNASSLKEVLMSLQHVNKEGRTIHTVFGCGGDRDRTKRPVMGKIADELSDVIYVTSDNPRTEDPNKIIDDVIKGISRKDYHRIENREEAIKTAIEKSEDNAVILIAGKGHENYQEINGVRSYFSDKETAMKYLSEGLMR from the coding sequence ATGAAATTATCACAATTATTAAATAATGTTAAAACGATTCATGTCACCGGAAACGCCGAATTGATTGAGATAAAAGATATCACAATTGATTCACGAGCGGTAAAAAAAGATTCACTCTTTGTTGCGATAAAAGGATATAAAACAGACGGACATAGATTCATTCTAGATGCGATCAATAAAGGGGCTGTAGCAATTATTCTTGAAGATAATTATGCTGTACCCGACCAAGTATTTGATAAATCCGGTTTGGTAAAAATCCTTGTTAAAAGCAGTCGCAAAGCATTATCCGAAATATCTGATGAATACTACAATCATCCCTCCGAAAAGTTACAAGTAATAGGAATCACGGGCACAAAAGGAAAGACCACAACTGCATTTTATCTAAAGTCAATTCTCGAAGAGATGGGGGATAAATGTGGATTGATTGGAACGATTGCGAACTATGCCGGAAATAAAGAATTAAAATCCCGATTAACAACTCCCGAGGCGAATGAAATTAATTTCATGATGCAAGAGATGTTAAGTGTAAATTCAAAATATTGTGTTATGGAAGTTTCATCTCATTCACTCTCTTTAGATCGAGTAGCAAATATCGATTTTGATTCTGCAATCTTCACAAACATCGCATCAGATCATTTGGATTTTCACAAAACATTTGAAAATTATTTAGCAGCTAAAAAAATATTATTTGATCAACTAAAGCCAAATGCAACAGCAATTTATAACATAGATGATAGCAATTCTACGGCAGTTATTAGTTCTACAAAAGCAAAAACATTTTCATTCGGTACCAACCTTAACTCGTATTATAAGTTAAAAAATATTCAATACGATTTTAGCGGTACTAAGTTTGATTTGTTTTATAAAGAAAGAAAATATTCTGTCGAAACAAAATTAATTGGTTTGTTTAATGCTTTTAATGCAGTTGCCGCTTTAGCTGCAGCAACTTCTCTCGGAATTGATATCGAACAAGCAGTTGAAGGAATTAAAAACACACCACAAGTGCCGGGCAGATTTGAATTAATTCAGATGGAAAACAAAAAAGTAATAATTGATTATGCCCATAATGCCAGCAGCTTAAAAGAGGTATTAATGTCATTGCAGCATGTGAATAAAGAAGGAAGAACAATTCACACTGTATTTGGCTGTGGTGGTGATCGGGATAGAACTAAAAGACCGGTGATGGGAAAAATTGCTGATGAACTTAGCGATGTAATCTATGTTACTTCCGATAATCCGAGAACTGAAGATCCAAATAAAATTATTGACGATGTTATAAAAGGTATATCAAGAAAAGACTATCATAGAATTGAAAATAGAGAAGAAGCAATTAAAACAGCAATAGAAAAATCCGAGGACAACGCAGTCATCCTAATTGCAGGCAAAGGACACGAAAACTATCAAGAGATAAACGGTGTGAGGAGTTATTTCTCTGATAAAGAAACTGCAATGAAGTATTTATCCGAAGGATTAATGAGATAA
- the murF gene encoding UDP-N-acetylmuramoyl-tripeptide--D-alanyl-D-alanine ligase, giving the protein MKSLKITLEDFFNLPGAVIYNPDEFKPVKKVSIDSRNISKNTLFVAIKGKRTDGHKYIKEAITNGASAVMISKKRVKDFSSIKIPVIAVDNTTKAYGNLANVWRQKLNAKVIGLTGSNGKTSTKEMIATLLSAKYSVTKSVANNNNHIGVPLTLFTANEKTQAVVLEEGTNHFGEIEYIAKISEPDLSLITNIGDSHLEFLVDRDGVFKEKSYLLSVTDDNNGTILINNDDPYLSKSKKNYKDVITYGFKGKVDIKGRLIGFSQYGYPEVEIIGKGKKLKVVLPLLGESNVKNYLATVAVAITFGLTKKEIIDATKKFEVVKGRLNPIISETTMLIDDTYNSNPDSVRAAVDLLSQIKKYKRRILILGDMLELGKGKEKLHADLKDYIMKRKVDEVYMHGKLMKNLYEALPSTKIATLHFTLRESLKRFANVMDINDSVILIKGSRGMKMEEFVEIIKKRMQ; this is encoded by the coding sequence ATGAAATCATTAAAAATTACATTGGAAGATTTTTTCAATTTGCCAGGCGCAGTCATTTATAATCCCGATGAATTTAAGCCTGTTAAAAAAGTTTCTATTGATTCCCGTAACATAAGTAAAAACACTTTGTTTGTTGCAATAAAAGGTAAGCGAACTGACGGGCATAAATATATAAAAGAAGCAATTACTAACGGTGCTTCAGCAGTAATGATTTCAAAAAAGAGAGTGAAAGATTTTTCATCTATTAAAATTCCGGTAATCGCTGTTGATAATACAACTAAAGCTTACGGTAATCTTGCAAATGTTTGGAGACAGAAACTAAATGCAAAAGTAATTGGGTTGACGGGTAGTAACGGTAAAACCAGCACCAAGGAAATGATTGCGACACTTTTATCAGCCAAATACTCAGTAACAAAATCAGTTGCAAACAATAATAATCATATTGGTGTCCCGTTGACCCTATTTACTGCAAATGAAAAAACTCAAGCAGTAGTACTTGAAGAAGGCACAAATCATTTTGGTGAAATTGAATACATAGCAAAAATATCCGAACCTGATTTGTCTTTAATTACTAATATCGGTGACTCACATTTGGAATTCTTAGTAGATAGAGATGGCGTCTTCAAGGAAAAATCATATTTGTTATCTGTAACGGATGATAACAATGGAACAATTCTAATCAACAATGATGATCCGTATCTAAGCAAAAGTAAAAAGAATTATAAAGATGTTATTACTTATGGCTTCAAGGGAAAAGTCGATATAAAAGGAAGACTAATCGGTTTCAGTCAATATGGATATCCCGAAGTTGAGATTATTGGCAAAGGGAAAAAGTTAAAAGTTGTTCTTCCACTTTTAGGCGAATCAAATGTAAAAAATTATCTAGCAACAGTCGCGGTTGCAATCACATTTGGTCTAACTAAAAAGGAAATTATCGATGCAACCAAAAAATTTGAGGTAGTAAAAGGAAGATTAAATCCAATTATTTCAGAAACAACAATGTTAATTGACGATACATATAATTCAAATCCGGATTCGGTAAGAGCGGCAGTTGATTTGCTAAGTCAGATCAAAAAGTATAAACGAAGAATCTTAATTCTTGGTGATATGCTCGAACTCGGTAAAGGAAAAGAAAAACTCCATGCTGATCTTAAAGACTATATTATGAAAAGAAAAGTCGACGAAGTTTATATGCATGGTAAACTTATGAAGAATTTGTATGAAGCTTTACCTTCTACAAAGATTGCAACTTTACACTTTACACTACGAGAAAGTCTAAAACGTTTTGCAAATGTGATGGATATAAATGATTCTGTAATCTTGATAAAAGGCTCGCGTGGAATGAAGATGGAAGAGTTCGTCGAAATAATTAAAAAGAGAATGCAATAA
- the mraY gene encoding phospho-N-acetylmuramoyl-pentapeptide-transferase: MFYYLFDYINDKFSPPGFDIFRFLTFRSILAAITALILAFYVGPKLINYLHRKQIGETIRVDGPETHKAKAGTPTMGGIIIMISITIPILLWSDLKSTYILLPTFGMLFLSLVGFIDDYLKVVKKYPKGLIAKYKLVGQIFVGLVVGAVIYFSPEFAQYSTQTTLPFFKNLNFDFSYLYIPAVIFIITAISNGVNLTDGLDGLAMGTMTIVMLTLAVIAYVSGNVIYSDYLNIMYLPGSGELTVFIAAFVGAGLGFLWFNFYPAQIFMGDTGSLAMGGAFGIIAILIKKELLIPILGGIFFLETVSVIIQRLYFKYTKKKYGEGRRVFLMAPIHHHFEMKGWTEPKIVIRFYIITIILAIISLASFKIR, encoded by the coding sequence ATGTTTTACTATTTGTTTGATTATATCAATGACAAATTTAGTCCGCCGGGATTCGATATCTTCCGGTTCCTAACATTCCGCTCAATTTTAGCGGCTATTACTGCGTTGATTCTTGCATTTTATGTCGGACCAAAGTTGATCAATTATTTACATCGCAAACAAATTGGTGAAACAATAAGAGTTGACGGTCCAGAAACTCACAAAGCTAAAGCCGGAACTCCTACGATGGGCGGTATCATCATTATGATATCGATTACAATTCCAATATTACTTTGGAGTGATTTAAAAAGTACATATATACTTCTTCCAACTTTTGGAATGCTATTTTTAAGCTTAGTCGGTTTCATTGATGACTATCTAAAAGTTGTGAAAAAATATCCAAAAGGATTAATTGCAAAGTATAAGTTAGTCGGTCAAATTTTTGTAGGATTAGTTGTAGGTGCAGTAATTTATTTTTCACCCGAGTTTGCACAGTATAGTACTCAAACAACATTGCCGTTTTTTAAAAATCTCAATTTTGATTTCTCTTATCTATATATACCGGCGGTTATCTTTATAATAACAGCAATTTCAAACGGCGTAAATCTTACTGACGGCTTGGACGGACTTGCGATGGGAACAATGACAATAGTCATGCTAACACTTGCTGTCATCGCATACGTATCCGGCAATGTTATCTACTCGGATTACTTGAATATTATGTACTTACCCGGTTCTGGTGAACTTACAGTTTTCATTGCCGCTTTTGTCGGTGCAGGTTTGGGATTCTTATGGTTTAATTTTTATCCGGCACAAATTTTCATGGGCGACACAGGTTCACTTGCAATGGGAGGGGCTTTCGGAATAATAGCCATACTAATTAAAAAGGAATTATTGATTCCAATCCTCGGCGGGATTTTCTTCCTTGAAACTGTTTCGGTAATTATTCAAAGATTGTATTTCAAATACACAAAGAAAAAATACGGTGAAGGAAGAAGAGTTTTCTTAATGGCTCCTATTCATCATCATTTTGAAATGAAAGGGTGGACCGAGCCTAAAATTGTAATCAGATTTTACATCATAACAATAATTTTGGCAATAATAAGTTTGGCTTCGTTTAAGATACGTTAA
- the murD gene encoding UDP-N-acetylmuramoyl-L-alanine--D-glutamate ligase encodes MIIKDKKISIIGAVRSGVAAAKLALAHGAIPFVSDSNTSEKLVDAEREFDQLKIQYEFGNHSKKVFDCDFIVTSPGVPSDSDVLVNAKSKDIPIYSEIEFASWFCEGSIVAITGSNGKTTTTTLLNYLLNEAGYISYPAGNIGNALSGIVDKLNGNDFVSLETSSFQLDHINTFKPKFSVILNITPDHLDRYENSFEKYKQAKLRIFENQDENDFLILNADDSSLSKLQIDSKVNRYFFSTKNKVENGAFCSDGKFIFVNNNVEEEICDCSELYIKGEHNRSNALAALIVAKLIGITNEKIKDAFASFKGVEHRLEFVREIEGIKFINDSKATNVDSVWYALQSFDTKILLILGGKDKGNDYNIIKDLVKSKVKKIYAIGSSKDKVYDFFHDIVSVDKKETMEDCVVAGRNEAEANEIVLLSPACASFDMFKNFEHRGEVFKQIVMSLN; translated from the coding sequence ATGATTATAAAAGATAAAAAAATATCGATCATCGGTGCTGTTAGAAGTGGTGTTGCTGCTGCTAAGCTTGCATTGGCTCATGGTGCAATTCCATTTGTTTCCGATTCTAATACATCAGAAAAATTAGTTGATGCAGAACGAGAATTCGATCAATTAAAAATTCAATACGAATTTGGTAATCACTCGAAAAAAGTTTTTGATTGCGATTTTATAGTTACAAGTCCGGGCGTACCAAGTGATTCCGATGTTCTAGTAAATGCAAAATCGAAAGACATTCCAATTTATAGTGAAATTGAATTTGCATCCTGGTTTTGTGAAGGTTCAATCGTTGCCATTACAGGTTCAAACGGAAAAACTACTACTACTACATTATTGAATTATCTTTTAAACGAAGCTGGTTATATTTCTTATCCAGCGGGTAATATTGGAAATGCGCTATCAGGAATAGTCGATAAACTTAATGGTAATGACTTTGTTTCACTTGAGACTTCGAGTTTCCAGTTAGATCATATAAATACATTCAAACCAAAATTTTCAGTGATCTTAAATATCACACCGGATCATTTAGATCGTTATGAAAACTCATTCGAAAAATATAAACAAGCAAAGCTAAGAATTTTCGAAAACCAAGACGAAAATGACTTTTTGATATTAAACGCTGATGATTCATCATTATCCAAACTTCAGATAGATTCAAAAGTAAATCGATACTTTTTCTCTACAAAAAATAAAGTTGAAAACGGAGCTTTTTGTTCGGATGGAAAATTCATATTCGTGAATAATAATGTTGAAGAAGAAATTTGTGATTGCAGTGAACTTTATATAAAGGGTGAACACAATAGATCAAATGCTTTAGCTGCATTAATTGTAGCAAAATTAATTGGTATTACAAACGAAAAAATTAAAGATGCGTTTGCAAGTTTCAAAGGTGTTGAACATCGCTTAGAATTTGTAAGAGAAATTGAAGGAATAAAATTTATTAATGATTCCAAAGCCACAAATGTTGATTCGGTTTGGTATGCTTTACAAAGCTTCGATACTAAAATTTTATTAATACTTGGCGGCAAAGATAAAGGCAACGATTATAATATTATTAAAGATTTAGTGAAATCAAAAGTTAAAAAAATCTATGCAATAGGATCATCCAAAGATAAAGTATATGATTTTTTCCATGACATTGTAAGCGTGGATAAAAAAGAAACAATGGAAGATTGTGTGGTAGCCGGAAGAAATGAAGCAGAAGCAAATGAAATAGTATTACTTTCACCTGCATGCGCAAGTTTTGATATGTTCAAAAACTTTGAACATAGAGGTGAAGTTTTCAAACAAATAGTGATGAGTCTGAATTAA
- a CDS encoding putative peptidoglycan glycosyltransferase FtsW, which produces MRLLTRIILLCVISLMLLGGVLVFSASGTYSQMKFNNFYYLFNSHLWKILAAIGVMIIFASIPYEFYKRYSKQAMFGIVFLLVLTLFIAPSVKGASRWINLGFIQFQPSDLAKIILIMHLAVLIEKKNEILHDFKNGLIYLLFWVFLISGLVLVQPNLSTSMIIILTSFTLLYIGGARLKHILFTLSGTASVGFIMMMLFSHSRQRILAFINSFGSESSMNIQVYQAKVALGSGGLIGKGIGNSRQSDLFLPESYGDFIFSILGEEYGFIGAIVTLLIYLTIFLAGLIIAKKATDKFGQLLAFGLSFNIIISAFINAGVVSGILPTTGITLPFISFGGTSIIVFGLSVGIILSIAKETIKKRELRLSQA; this is translated from the coding sequence ATGAGATTATTAACTAGAATAATATTGCTCTGTGTTATTTCGTTGATGTTGCTCGGCGGTGTTTTAGTGTTTTCTGCTAGCGGAACATACAGTCAAATGAAGTTTAATAATTTCTACTATTTATTTAACTCGCATTTATGGAAAATTCTAGCCGCTATCGGAGTAATGATAATCTTCGCTTCAATCCCGTATGAATTCTATAAACGATACAGCAAACAAGCCATGTTCGGAATAGTTTTTTTACTTGTATTAACATTATTTATTGCTCCCTCTGTAAAAGGTGCATCGAGATGGATAAATCTTGGATTCATACAATTCCAGCCATCGGATTTAGCCAAAATTATTTTGATTATGCATCTAGCCGTTCTTATCGAAAAGAAAAATGAAATTCTACATGATTTTAAAAATGGTTTAATCTATTTACTCTTCTGGGTGTTTTTAATTAGTGGTTTGGTTTTAGTTCAGCCAAACTTAAGTACAAGTATGATAATTATTCTCACAAGTTTTACTCTGCTTTATATCGGTGGTGCTAGACTTAAACATATTCTTTTTACTTTATCCGGAACTGCATCAGTTGGATTTATAATGATGATGTTATTCTCGCATTCAAGGCAAAGAATTTTAGCATTCATAAATAGCTTCGGAAGCGAATCCAGCATGAACATACAAGTGTATCAAGCTAAAGTTGCATTAGGAAGCGGTGGATTAATCGGGAAAGGAATTGGAAACAGCAGGCAGAGTGATTTGTTTTTACCAGAATCGTACGGCGATTTTATTTTCTCGATTCTCGGTGAAGAGTATGGATTCATCGGAGCTATTGTTACTCTTTTAATTTACTTAACAATCTTTTTAGCCGGATTGATTATCGCAAAAAAAGCAACTGATAAATTTGGTCAACTTCTTGCATTCGGATTATCGTTTAACATAATAATCAGTGCGTTCATTAATGCTGGGGTTGTATCGGGCATTCTGCCGACAACCGGGATTACTTTACCGTTTATAAGTTTTGGTGGCACATCAATTATAGTATTCGGTCTTTCGGTCGGAATTATTTTAAGTATTGCTAAAGAAACTATAAAAAAACGAGAATTGAGATTATCGCAAGCATGA